TCCAGCCCGACTCTTTTTAAAGTATAGCACCTACTTTGTTTGTCGTGATTCATGGATGGGCTTATTTATTTTTAACAGCTTTCTCAATAAATTAAGCGTGAGGCTTCTCACGAGAGAGCTAAAATGTTATGATCGTCTTTTGAGTAGTTTCTACCCTATAACTTTCCGATTATCCAAAACTTAAATGACTGCATCCCCTGTAATCACGATTGAAAAAGATAAACAAGTTGTTCGTAAAACCTATCCTAATTACAAGGTGATTGTCCTAAACGATGACTTCAACACTTTTCAACACGTTGCTGAATGCTTAATTAGGAATATCCCAGGAATGACCAGCGATCGCGCTTGGATTTTGACTGAACAAGTCCATTACGAAGGACAGGCGATCGTTTGGGTAGGACCTCAAGAACAAGCAGAACTATATCACCAACAATTAAGTCGAGAGGGTCTTACTATGGCTCCATTGGAGGCAGCTTAGATGAATAAACCAGTCAAGGGTGGTCGCTTAGTGTGGAACCACTCTACCCACATTCCGGGTCTAATTCCTATTTTAGAAAAACTGACGAATTATCCAGGTGTGGAAACGATTACGCCTGGAGTAATTGGTCGTGCTAGAGGACAATCCCCCCACTTGAGACTAAGAGTTTCTGTCCCTATTCGTGGAGGGTATAAAATAATTGCTAGACAGGGTAAAACCGTACAAGAGGTTTTTATCATCACTACCCTAAGTCAAACTGAAATAGAAGAAGCGATCGATGGGATTGTCAATAAACGCTAATGCTGTAAATCCACTGCTGGTAATTGGGGTCCCTATTTTCGGTAATAGCAATGAATTTTTCCCGTAACTTAGTAGTAATGGGTATAGTTTCCGGTAACTGGTAATTTTCTATTTGCTTAACCGGAGTTACTTTAGCCGCGGTACCACTGAGAAATACCTCATCAGCGATAAATAGTTCTGATTTATCTATAGGTCTTTCTTGTACTGGTATTCCCAAATCTTGGGCGATCGTTAAAATACTATCTCGGGTAATTCCTTCGAGAATGTCTTGATCGTAACCAGGGGTGATCAGTTTACCATTTCTGACCATAAACACGTTCATTCCTGTGGCTTCACAGACTTTTCCCTGGGAGTTAAGAAGGATCGCTTCATCGAAACCTGATTCTACCGCTTCGGTTTTAGCGAGAGAGGAAGTAATATAAGCCCCACTGATTTTACCACGTAAAGGTAAACTACGGTCTTCTTGACGATGCCAAGAACTAATGCGACAGCTAATACCCTCGGGGGAAAGATAATCTCCCAATTCTAAACCATAGACTAAGAAATCTTTTTCTACATTGTGTAATCTCGGGGCGATTCCCAACCCAGAGGTATAGACGAAAGGACGAATATAAAAGGGGACAGTGGGCTGATTTTTTTTGATGAAATCAACGATTATCTGTTCGATTTTATCAGGAGGTAGATCGTAGTTGAGGTATTTGGCGCTTTGACTCAAGCGTTGACAATGGCGATCTAATCTAAAGAGTAGAATGTTATTTTCCTGATTGGGATCGGGGAGTCCTCTTAGTCCGCCAAATGCTCCTGTACCATAGTGTAGAGCATGAGTAGCTATAGAAACGTTTGCTTCAGCGAAGGGAATAAAGCGATTTTGAAAATAGGCGATGGGAAGAAAATTGTGCATTGTATCTTGAACCTTTAAATTTCAGATTTGAGCCAACCTAAATAATTTTGTCGTTGTTGATCGCTGAGTTCTTTCAGTGAGATGATTTCATAGCCACTAGGTTGAGGAGAAGCTAATTCTAGACTAACCGCACGCAGTTGATCCTGATGAAAAAGGGTGATCACGATCATATCACCTGCTTGGTAGTCTTTGAGACGTTCTTTCAATTCCATGCTGTTGACGCGCAACTGATTAATCGCTAAGAGTTCATCTCCGGGGCTGATTCCCGCTAAAGCTGCGGGAGAATCTTGTCTAACAAATCTAACTATAGTTTTTAGGGGATCGGGTTCGAGTTGAATTCCCAAATCAGGTATAGATTCGGCTTCAAAGATGGGCTTTATTTTCAAGCCGAATGAGTGTAAGTACTCATTTAAGGGTAATTCTGCCGTCCCTTCGATATACAATCTAAAAAAGTCGGTTAAATCTGTACCTGCGACGGAGGCGATCGCTTCTTGTAATTGTAGGGGACTATAGCCATTTTCCTCTTGTCCAAAACTTTGCCACATCAGTCTCATGACATCATCAAGCGATCGCTGATTCTGGTGACGCGAACGAATCAACAAATCTAGTAACAGAGATACTAAACTCCCTTTTAGATAATAAGATATTTGTGAGTTATCACTATTAGTGTCTCTGCGATAAAGTTTAATCCAAGCATCGAAACTCGACTCACTTAAAGATTGTACGTGACGTCCTGATATACTCAAATATTTACTAATATCTTTACTTAAATTAGCTAAAAAAGTTTTCGCGTCGTAGATTCCCCCTTGTAAGGGTATCAGTAAATCGTAATAACTGGTAACTCCTTCGGCGAACCAGAGACAGGTTGTATAGTTTTCCTGAGTGTAATCAAAGGTTGTTAGTGCTTGAGGGCGAATGCGTTTGACATTCCAAAGATGAAAAAATTCGTGGGCTACTAACTGCAGGAAGGGATAATATTTTTCTGTAGCGCGAAAGCCAAAACGAGAATAATTTAAAGTGCAACAGTTTTTATGTTCTAAACCACCATAACCACCAGTTGATAAGTGCAAGATAAATAGATATTCCGAGTAGGGTAACCCTCGGTATAGATTGCTCTCTACTTCAATAATCTTTTGTATATCTGCAATCACTTTTTTAGCTTCGAAGTTACCCTCTCCCCATACTGCTAAGCGGTGCTTTTTCTCCAGTACTGTAAATTCGTATAGTTGGTGGGTACCAATTTCAAAGGGACTATCTACCAAAGTATCGAAGTCTTGAGCTAAAAAAGTATTTCTTTGATGACTAATCTCCGGTAAAACCGTGGTTACTCGCCAATTAGCGTAAGGTACTATTATTTTTACCGTAATTGGTTGATGTTCGTAATTGGGAATATAGCAAAATAGAGCCGCACCGTTAAAATAACCGTGGGTATGATTTAAATGATTCGTTCTCACTGATAACTCGTTAGCGTAAACCCGGTAAGTAATCAGTATTGCTTGAGAGTTACTCGTATCGATTTGCCAATGATTTTTACTCAGTTTTCTACTGACCAAAAATTTCCCGGTTTGAGGGTCTTTTGCTTGCCAATCTTGTACGTGCTTAGCGTATTCCCTCACTAAATAAGACCCCGGTGTCCAAACGGGCATTTCTAAGTTTAAACTAGTTTTTTTCCAGTTTTTAACGCTTAATTTCACCTCAAATAGATGAGAACCCGGTCTAGACATAGACACTTCATAGTCTATTTCCGGATTAGTTAATACAGATGTTGTTTGGGAAATCTGATTAATTTGAGTCATTCTGATTGTGTTCTAATGAGATGAATTAATTGTTTAGGATTGGTCAAGCAAATAGTTTGCTGTTCTGCGTCTATGATCAATAAACCTTTGGTTTGTATATTTTCTAATATATTTATTGTTTCCGCTAGGGTCGTTTCGGCTACGTCTGCTAAATCTTTTTCCGAAATTTGATAGATTTCTATACCTTGTTCTGTCGGTTGACCATAGTTTTCCGCTAAAGAAACCAAAACTTTACTCAATCTACTTACAGGAGGTTGCATTCTTCTGTAGAAGCGATTTTGAAGCTTATGCAGCCGATGTACAGTTGATTGTAATAATTTATGTTGTACTTGGGGTTCTTTGAGCAAAGTTTGGATGAATCTTTGAGCAGAAATAGTGAGTAATTCTACGTGAGAAATAGCGATGACGCTAGTTCCCCGAGGACTGTCATCTAGAATTGCCACCTCTCCAAAAAAGTCCCCTCTTCCCAGTATTTCTTGAGTAATCTTATGA
This sequence is a window from Gloeocapsa sp. PCC 73106. Protein-coding genes within it:
- the clpS gene encoding ATP-dependent Clp protease adapter ClpS; amino-acid sequence: MTASPVITIEKDKQVVRKTYPNYKVIVLNDDFNTFQHVAECLIRNIPGMTSDRAWILTEQVHYEGQAIVWVGPQEQAELYHQQLSREGLTMAPLEAA
- a CDS encoding Crp/Fnr family transcriptional regulator gives rise to the protein METRAFSELFPLFNTASPETLEWLLSIATEEEYAEKTTIVTEDSWGKAFFLIVSGWVKIQRQIDDHKITQEILGRGDFFGEVAILDDSPRGTSVIAISHVELLTISAQRFIQTLLKEPQVQHKLLQSTVHRLHKLQNRFYRRMQPPVSRLSKVLVSLAENYGQPTEQGIEIYQISEKDLADVAETTLAETINILENIQTKGLLIIDAEQQTICLTNPKQLIHLIRTQSE
- a CDS encoding DUF2103 domain-containing protein, giving the protein MNKPVKGGRLVWNHSTHIPGLIPILEKLTNYPGVETITPGVIGRARGQSPHLRLRVSVPIRGGYKIIARQGKTVQEVFIITTLSQTEIEEAIDGIVNKR
- a CDS encoding branched-chain amino acid transaminase; the protein is MHNFLPIAYFQNRFIPFAEANVSIATHALHYGTGAFGGLRGLPDPNQENNILLFRLDRHCQRLSQSAKYLNYDLPPDKIEQIIVDFIKKNQPTVPFYIRPFVYTSGLGIAPRLHNVEKDFLVYGLELGDYLSPEGISCRISSWHRQEDRSLPLRGKISGAYITSSLAKTEAVESGFDEAILLNSQGKVCEATGMNVFMVRNGKLITPGYDQDILEGITRDSILTIAQDLGIPVQERPIDKSELFIADEVFLSGTAAKVTPVKQIENYQLPETIPITTKLREKFIAITENRDPNYQQWIYSISVY
- a CDS encoding M61 family metallopeptidase, which produces MTQINQISQTTSVLTNPEIDYEVSMSRPGSHLFEVKLSVKNWKKTSLNLEMPVWTPGSYLVREYAKHVQDWQAKDPQTGKFLVSRKLSKNHWQIDTSNSQAILITYRVYANELSVRTNHLNHTHGYFNGAALFCYIPNYEHQPITVKIIVPYANWRVTTVLPEISHQRNTFLAQDFDTLVDSPFEIGTHQLYEFTVLEKKHRLAVWGEGNFEAKKVIADIQKIIEVESNLYRGLPYSEYLFILHLSTGGYGGLEHKNCCTLNYSRFGFRATEKYYPFLQLVAHEFFHLWNVKRIRPQALTTFDYTQENYTTCLWFAEGVTSYYDLLIPLQGGIYDAKTFLANLSKDISKYLSISGRHVQSLSESSFDAWIKLYRRDTNSDNSQISYYLKGSLVSLLLDLLIRSRHQNQRSLDDVMRLMWQSFGQEENGYSPLQLQEAIASVAGTDLTDFFRLYIEGTAELPLNEYLHSFGLKIKPIFEAESIPDLGIQLEPDPLKTIVRFVRQDSPAALAGISPGDELLAINQLRVNSMELKERLKDYQAGDMIVITLFHQDQLRAVSLELASPQPSGYEIISLKELSDQQRQNYLGWLKSEI